A segment of the Arachis hypogaea cultivar Tifrunner chromosome 5, arahy.Tifrunner.gnm2.J5K5, whole genome shotgun sequence genome:
CCTAATTAATCTCTCACTCTTTTTAATGATGAGTGCAAACGGAATGTTGAGGTGACACTTTCTTACTATGCCAAATACTGCACCGGCTAGCTGAGGtgacaaaatttatatttatacccaatgtaatttttaaaatcctaATTTATTCCAATTGTTGGTCTGAATTCCAGTCTTCTACATTATTCCAGCAAGAGAGGAAGCTAGAAGGCATCATTATTGGCTCTTAAACATTATTCCAGAGGAAACTAAAAGGCATCATTGTTGGCTTTATATTGTTCATCATGATCATAATATATACTTGGggtgaataactgaatatatacGATATTCTACAAGTGAACTACTATTCCAATAATATTTGGCAGAAATTGGTCACGTGATTATAATACTTGAGTTGAATATATGATATTCTACAAGTGAACTACTACTCTAATGTTTGGCAGAAATATAACTTTGCAATATTGAAAGTCTTGTTATTCTTTATATTGACCATGTTAAACTCCAGAACTTCAAATTAATTTCTGTTCTCGTATCATTCTTTACTTTGCTAGATATGTTTTCGTTGAAGCAACGTGATCACAAACGGAAAAAGAAAGACATGGACCTCCCAACATTTGATTTATCAACTATAGTTTATGCCACTGATCAATTTTTTTAGCAATAATTAATTGGGAAAAGGAGGATATGGATCAGTTTATAAGATACTAAAATAACTTGAATGCTAATTTCATTATGGTAGAAAGGTGTCTCTTTAACACTCCAGTTGCTGACTTATTATTGAAAAAGAACGAGAGATCAATATGGTGTCCGGACTTAAATTTGTGgcactattataaaaaattttaaattttgaaaattaaaataaataattacaaaaaaacttaaaaataaaaatggagaTTTAGTCtactattaatatttaatattttttgacaTTAAGAAGTCTTTAAGGGTAACTTTTCACATGAAAAATACTAATATAGAATTActgatattatattattaaaaaaggaAATTGGTAAAATAACTTATATAATAATATCAACATTTACACTTTGTTTGGTTCAGATGAATttagaaggaaagaaaatgaaagagaaaaaaatgaatggaaaaattaatttttcattgttttgaatgaagaaagaaaatgaatgaaaaatgtaaaagtatatgTAGAGCCCATATTAAATTTTTCTCTCCAAGATTGAGAAAAAAACTTAGATTGGAGTTAAAAAAATGggtaaaattacaaatttattattataatattgatATATTATAATGAGataatgaccaaatcagtactcgaaagattcaaacgctgacattttggtacctcattattgttattgacaaaatggtccttaaaagattttaaaaattgacaaGCGTATCCACGAGTTCACCGGAGCACATTTCCGGCAAGCACAGTGCTGACATGGCCACTGCGTTTTAATGACATGGCAAATACCCCCCAACCctaattcttctccttctccttccccctccccaacgcactctccccttccccttcctGAATGCATTCTCCCCCCTCCCCAACCCTAATCCTTCCCTCCCCCTCTTTAACCCTAATTCCCCATCTCCAACGCACTTCCCCCCTCCTCAGTCCAAAATCCCCCTTTCTGAACCCTAAtctccttccctttcctctttgaaTTCTAATCCCCTTCCCAACACAGTGTTTCACACTCTAAACTCATTCTCTCCAAAACAGCAGTAGAGCTCAACCTTCTCAGTTTTACAGAGCCAGTGTCATCGACACTGCACTGCCGCCATCTCGTCGTTGGGTCTTCTGCGTCCGCCAGTGTCTCCTTCGTAGCATTGCGTTGTCTGCATCCCTTCACCGCTGTCACCTTCACTGCTTGTATCTGCTTGCTGCTAGCCCCCAGTCGTTGCCATGTCTCCTTTGTCTGGGTTCCATCTTGACTCTATCGTGTTCTGTCCCCTCTGTGTCTGGTGTTCGTCTTCTATTCTTGCTTTGGTGGTGTCtgtattaagttttattttattttattttattttattttggttattgtatatgaatttgtttgttttttctgAGTTTTATTGTGATTAATCTTTTTGAATGATAATTTAACCTAAAAATTTGGGGCAATTCATGATTTGGGCAACTCTGTTgatgttgaggttgttgttgctgtGAATAGTGGTGTTGAGGGAGGGAGAGAAAAGTGTGCGTTGAGGAAGGGGGAGTGGTggagagagagagtgtggtggaggttgttgttgctgttaATGTTAAAGTTGTTGTTGCTGTGAATGGTGGTGTTGAGAGAGGAAGGGAAAGTGTACGTTGGGGAAGGGCTTGTGATGCGGCGGGGACTGCGATTAGGGAGAAGTGTGCGTTGGGGATGGGGCTACGACAGAGAGGGAGAGGAAAGGGGAGGGAGTGTGCATTGGGGAGGGAATTTTGGGGGTGGTTTGCTAAGTCACCAAAACACGGTGGCCACATCAGCACTGTGCTTGCCGAAAATGTGCTCCGGTGCACTCGTGggtacgcttgtcaaattttaaaaccttttaaggaccattttatcaataacaatagtgaggtaccaaaatgtcagcgtttgaatctttcAGGTACTGATTTAGTCATTACctctattataatttataaaggatattaatataattttatttaggtataattttttctcttcttattttttcttatattcaaacaaaaaaaattctttctattttcttttcttttattttctcttcattcaaacaacacaaaaaaaattaacttttccttctattttctaaTATGCTGTATAAAACTCCCAACAGTTCTAACTTCAATTCCATTTCAAAAACAAGGAAGTGAATGTGTCACTGTTTTGTATATAGGGTAGTTCTACGGTGAGGAAGTGAATTTTTTTCCTCATGTGAGGAAATGTCGTGGACGCAGGAGAAACAAACGCATGTAGTGTTTGTTTCCGCTGGTCTCAGCAGGTACTGCTATAGTTTTAGTGTGTACATAAATTGTGGGTCAGGTTGTGTTTAATTAATAGGAGTTAGTTTTATAGATAATCTGATGattagttatttaaaattttttgtccggaacatgtattttttgaaaaaacatgGTTGGGGTGGGCTGGATTGCTCATTTAGTTGAGTATTTTTTTTCTCCATTTGTGGAGTTGTGATGATAACTGGGTCAGATAGGATATTTTTGGTTTAGGACATCTTATATTGTTAGGCccgacaaaaaaaataaaaataaaaattctgacCAGAAAAATATGaacaataataatattgataTGAGTGATTATAATAAGAACAATAAATTAGTAAAGTATTAGATGTTATGCTACTTCAACCAACAGtcaactttaaaaattaaaaaatgtctgCATATAtgttaattttcaatttaaaattaaatatccttgcattattttaaactaaataaattattctaaaatatattaatttaaatcaaatagaaTTAACCATTTATTAGTTTATcattataaaatagttaaaaattaactAAACACAATAATATCTGCATATGTTTTAATTAACTAAACACAATCTAATTTATCATATATTTAAATTACAATATCAATTTTTAAGAGTATTTATTTTCCAATCAtttaatttatactaaatatttgtcaattttaaattaatattcactAATTTAACTTTTATAGTAGTAcatttgtttaacttgtttaattaaaattagggataagtatgattttggtccctaacgtagaggccaaaaatttattttgtctccAACCTTTTTTTCGCTATAAAATGGTCCACAAGgtttcagtttattttaaaatcgtcctttttaccaattttatttttttattaccaaattactcattattaaaaaaatttttaaaataaaataaatataaaataaaataaaaaaagaaaaaaatggatcAGAGAAGCGGGGTGGGTGGGGactggggagagaaagaaagaaagaaagggggaggGGGGCGAGAAAGGGGGAGGGGAGGTTGGAGGGGGGAGAGAAGGGGGACGCCATGCCGCCGCACCACTGCCTGCCGCCCacccgcttcttcttcttcttcttatcgcCGCCCCACCGCCGCACCGCCGCCTCCACCGCCGCACCGCCGCCCTACCGTCTCTGATCCTGCCACTGCCCGCCCgccgctgcttcttcttcttccattctacttttgctttaattatgttgttgattttttattattgttgtttctgGTTGCTTGATTGATTATATtgttacattattattgttgttgttgttgttctgttTCTGCTCTTACTTCTTCTGTTTTTACTTGATTCCATTGTTGTTTCATTGGTGtttcattattgttgttgttgttgttgttgtttttgttgtCCTGCTGCTGCTTTGTTTAATTGATAACTGTTGTTGTTTTTGCTGGTGCTTCTGCTTGTGCTTCTGGTGTTTCTGCTTGTGCTTATGGGATTTTGGGGGAAGAATGGAAGGGATAGGGGCATTTTGGTTCGAATGAaggttttaaaacaaactgaaaccttgGGGACCATTTTATAGCGAAAAAAAGGTcgaggacgaaataaatttttggcCTCTACATTAGGGACCAAAATTATACTTATCtcttaaaattacttattttaaaatttattctacaATGTTAACTATCAATagttacaaatttaaaaattttcaaattttaatttctttttcaaatttttaataattttaaattctaaaatttctaCTGCCTttgtttatttcaaattttataattttacactaatAATACTGTTAGgcttatcttttagtttttttttggtattaatcTTTTAGTTTATAATACTATTTAAATTACctccaaattttaaaatattattagtgtaaatataaacaatttattgtaatttaaatGAGCACTtctttttaaattagtgaatggTTATTGTAATTTGGTATTAATTATTGTGGAATTTTATATCAGTTAGTTAGTTGTTTTTTGAATATCAGATTTTGTTAAAATGATTTCGAACTATTTTTGTGCAAACAGGGAGGTAGGATTTACTCCACTATGCCAAGAACTTTGGTTTAGAAGTGGACTCTAATTCTGCATGAATTTCAGATGTATACTGTGACAAATTTCATAATAGTTGACAATAAGATAGAAGTAAAAACTGGTGTGAGTAGGTATGTGTTAACATTCTCGTACAGAATCAAAGTTACTCATGTGGAGTGATAAATCATTATTTTATAGTttgtcttgtgcttaattgagtggattttatcaatctttcatacacttattcatactaaatgcatgggtttacattctccttcctgattttgtgctatgattgaaaacatgcttttttggccttatatttgctaatattaatcctctcttattaccattagatgccttgatatgtgtgttaagtgatttcagaaattATGGAGATCCCTACATTTTCTTTACAAGCGTTTCGCTTTCGCTCATTTCTTAATCTCCAAAATGCTGCCATGCTTGAAGATGCTGATATGTTTGGTGAGTTTCATTCAATATATTGCAATTCGTATAAAATTTACACGTGAATGCAtatattaatttttctatttattttgtcaCACGAGATATTATTGGCGAGGTAGTGGGAAAGGAAGAACTAAGAGATCTGATAACTAGTAAAAAAAGGGAGACCAAAGGATTGGTGATTATTCTCCAAGGTAGTAACTAGTAAGTATGATTAAACAAtcaatattgatattttttaattactgaaACTAATGCTATTGATTTTAAAATAGCAATAACAATCGGATGAGGCTCAAGAATTTCAATATGGGAAGGAAATGGGTGTTTTGGCCAGAAATAGAGCAATGGTGTGTTTCACCCAATGATAGATGCAAGTTCAAAACGCAGGGGCGTGTTGCGTGCGACAAGTGGGAGGCATGATGATGTGGCGCAGCCTTAGCGGGACACATGGCATCACGTGGGGGCGTGCTGACCTAGCATGTGGAGGCGTGATGATGACGTGGAGAAGCTTGAATGGTCCATGCAGGCAATACGTGGGGGCGTGCTGACCAAGCACGTGGGGGCGTGATGCTACGTGGCATCACGTGGGGGCGTCATGGGGACGTGGCCAAGCTTGATTGGTACACGAGGGCATCAAGTGGGGGCGTGCTGAGTCAGCACGCAAGGGCGTCCTGACACGTGGCAGTACGTGATTGGAGTTCACGGTGAATGCTACTCTATATATAAGGCTGTGGTTGGGTTCATTTTCATGCTGAGGAAGTGTGTGAGTGTTCTTTGAGTGTGTTTCTGGTGTATTGGAGGATACCGCAAAGTTAGTAGTGTATCGCGACGGTGAGATAATACGTaatactcatgagggagtgagGTTTGTGTGTCAGAATCCGTTTTCGTTTGTGGTTCCATGGACCATGACGTTTATGAAACTTCAGAACGGTCTCTGTCAAAGCATGGAGAACAGTACATTAATGAGAGTGAGCAGAATTCTGTACCGGAATCCGGTTATAGTTTTTGGTGGTTTAATGCAGTTTGATACCATGCCAATCACTGACGAAGTGACTATGCATAATATGTTTCAAATTCACCAGCAGACTCAGATACGACAGCCACAGATTgagctgtatgttgagtttgaaaccATAGAGGCGGAAGGGATTCAAAATGACTTAGAGGTGGAGGATGATAGAGCTGCAGTGTACGTGGGAATGAGTAGTGACAGCGAAGAGGACTTCGAAGCCACTTATGAAGCCGGCGACGAAGAGCAGGATGGTGATGCGGGAGTTGAGACAGCAGCTGATGTAGTGGTTCACCCATCGATCAGTCAACCGATGAACGTGTCACCTTTTATGCGTAAATTGGATCTCGACGCCATGCATGCACCGAAGTTTCCGGAATATTCAAACATAGGTACGTGATGACCGAATAATATGTTTTCTTTAATATATACTTTGGATTGATTAGTAAACGATGATGGACACTTTCTGTAGGCGTTGCTGATCCTGAGGATGGAGAGTTCCGGATTGGAATGGAATACAGTTCTAGAAAGTCGGTCGTGGCAGCAATTAGAAGTTACACTATTGCTAGAGGAGTTGACTACGacgtgtatgagtctgagccacagacgttctatgcaaaatgcaagatgtATGGGCGCGGGTGCGACTGGCTTATCTGAGCCATCTTGATACGGAAAAAAGGTTGTTGGGAGATACGCAGATGCAACGGTAGGCACACGTGCACAACGGGAGTGATTTCACAGGATCCTTCCAAGTTGGACTTAGACACAGTTGCTGAGGCTATAAGGCCATTGGTCGAGACTGACCCGTCAATAAAGGTGAAAACTATAATAGCCGAAGTCCAGTCAAGGTTCAACCATACCATCAGTTACtgaaaggcttggttggcaaatcAGAAGTCCATAGCGAAAGTTTTCGGTGATTGGGAGGAGAGTTATCAAGCCTTGCCGTGGTGGCTCTCGGTTATGGTTCAGAAGATGTCTGGGTCAGTTGTCCAGATAGAAACACGCCCACTTTACAATGGGAATAAAGAGGCGCAAGGGGTAAAAATACTTCATCGCGTATTttggagtttcaatccatgcGTTAGGGCATTCAGGCATTGCAAGCCCCTAGTTCAGGTTGACGGAACACACCTATATGGAAAGTACAAAGGTACACTTCTGGTAGCTGTTGCACAGGATGGGAACCAGAACATTGTGCCTATCGCTTTTGCCTTGGTGGAAGGGGAGATAGCTGATGCGTGGCACTTCTTTCTAAGGAATCTGCGAACGCATGTTGTAAGAAAAGATGGTGTGGGTATGATCTCGGACCGGCATGAGTCAATTCGAGCAGCAGTAAATCGTTCCGGAGGTGACTGGCAACCTCCAAGAGCATGGTGGATGTTTTGTATAAGGCACATCGGCAGCAACTTCCTACGAGCATTCAAGGTCCCTCACTTGCAAAAGCTTGTGGTCAATATTGGGTATTCAAGAATGGTGGAGGAGTATAACATCAACTATAAGAGGTTGGAAGAGCGAGGCGAGGCATATGCCAGGTGGTGCGATGCCATTGGACTTAGACATTGGGTATTGGCATTCGACGAGGGACATCGATGGGGCCATATGACGACGAATCTTGTCGAGTGCATTAACTCAGTGTTGAAGGGTGCCCGTAATCTACCTGTGTTGGCGCTAGTCCGAGCAACGTATTATCGGTTAAATGAACTTTTTACGCGGAAGAGTGCTGAGTCTCATGAACGCAAACGTGCTGGATATACTTATTCCGTATTCGCACAACAGCGGATAGAGGCAAGTATGCAACAGGCTGGGAATATAGTTGTGCACCGTTTTGACAGACGGAATGACGTATTTGAGGTGCGCGAAATGACTAGCGGAAAGGTATTAGTCGTTGATCTTGCACGACGTACGTGTGACTGTGGGCACTTTCAGGTAGAACGAATACCATGTCGCCATGTTATTGCTTGCTGTGCTAACCAGCAAATCGATTGGCACGTGTATGTGCATGACGTGTACAAGATGACAGAGGTCCATAAGGTATATAGATTCGAGTTCTCACCGTTAGGTGATGCCGAGACATGGCCTGCGTATGAGGGACCCACATTGGTCGCTAATCCCGCCTTGAGGCGAACGTCGAAAGGTCGCCCAAAATTGACCAGATACTTGAACGAAATGGACTCACGCGACATGCGTGGTCCTTGGATATGCCGTCTCTGTGGTGCTCAAGGACATAGTCGGAGTCGATGTCCTCAGCGTGCTGGATCGAGTGGTGGGGGGGAATGACTTTTATTTTCATTGTGTTTGTATTTTTGAATTTGCATTTTTATAATTGATTTTCTTTTTTGTCTTACTCGTGtttgtaattttaaatttgaggTTATCCATTGATGTTTAAGACCATGATAATGTTAACATTTACTGTCTTACTGAAGCAAACATACAAATTTTTAACTATGAATAACATCGGCCAACATACAGAACATTAAATACGTATTACATTGAACCCTAGTATGAAATCTAAAAACCCCAACCCGATGCTCACTTCTTACAACCCATCCAGCTCAGTGCCTTACCCATCATGCCCATACCTGGCTTTGATGGAGTATACTTATCAGGTGGATTTCGCTCCGTCCGTAGGTCATATGGGTGACCTATAGCGGCCGACCCACCTGCCTCTTCCCCAGGTGCCGACCCACCCGCCTGTGCCAGCAGTGCCGATCCACCCGCCTCTACCGGTAGTGCCGACCCACC
Coding sequences within it:
- the LOC112803418 gene encoding uncharacterized protein, with product MVQKMSGSVVQIETRPLYNGNKEAQGVKILHRVFWSFNPCVRAFRHCKPLVQVDGTHLYGKYKGTLLVAVAQDGNQNIVPIAFALVEGEIADAWHFFLRNLRTHVVRKDGVGMISDRHESIRAAVNRSGGDWQPPRAWWMFCIRHIGSNFLRAFKVPHLQKLVVNIGYSRMVEEYNINYKRLEERGEAYARWCDAIGLRHWVLAFDEGHRWGHMTTNLVECINSVLKGARNLPVLALVRATYYRLNELFTRKSAESHERKRAGYTYSVFAQQRIEASMQQAGNIVVHRFDRRNDVFEVREMTSGKVLVVDLARRTCDCGHFQVERIPCRHVIACCANQQIDWHVYVHDVYKMTEVHKVYRFEFSPLGDAETWPAYEGPTLVANPALRRTSKGRPKLTRYLNEMDSRDMRGPWICRLCGAQGHSRSRCPQRAGSSGGGE